A single Curtobacterium sp. MCSS17_015 DNA region contains:
- the rsgA gene encoding ribosome small subunit-dependent GTPase A produces MSWWDDTDGGDEDEPYGQYDESSVRVRPNPKGNRPRTKTRPTYEDAPTGWVTNVDRGRFGVLVSGDDGEHVITATKARELGRKSVVTGDHVSLTGDVSGDEGTLARIVRVADRTTLLRRSADDSDEVERVIVANADQMLIVVAAADPEPRPRLIDRYLVAAFDAGLDPVLCITKTDLADPAPFLAHFACLDLRIVTSRADDVPHEALHELLDGKVTVTVGHSGVGKSTLVNALTGSTRAIGVVNSVTGRGRHTSSSSVALRVRDGGWIIDTPGVRSFGLGHVQPENVFRAFASHAVPVQDAPDGIPLHQAHDWEIVDRVAGGELGPTGIERLDSFRALLTGMGAEDPGTA; encoded by the coding sequence ATGAGCTGGTGGGACGACACCGACGGCGGGGACGAGGACGAGCCGTACGGCCAGTACGACGAGTCGAGCGTCCGGGTGCGGCCGAACCCCAAGGGGAACCGGCCGCGGACGAAGACCCGCCCCACCTACGAGGACGCCCCGACCGGTTGGGTGACGAACGTCGACCGCGGGCGCTTCGGCGTGCTCGTGTCGGGTGACGACGGCGAGCACGTCATCACCGCGACGAAGGCCCGGGAGCTCGGCCGGAAGTCCGTCGTCACGGGCGACCACGTCTCGCTGACCGGTGACGTGTCCGGCGACGAGGGCACCCTCGCCCGCATCGTCCGCGTCGCCGACCGGACGACCCTGCTCCGTCGGAGTGCGGACGACTCGGACGAGGTCGAGCGCGTCATCGTGGCGAACGCCGACCAGATGCTCATCGTGGTGGCCGCGGCGGACCCCGAGCCCCGGCCCCGCCTGATCGACCGGTACCTGGTGGCCGCGTTCGACGCGGGCCTCGACCCGGTCCTCTGCATCACGAAGACCGACCTCGCGGACCCGGCACCGTTCCTGGCGCACTTCGCCTGCCTCGACCTGCGCATCGTGACGAGTCGCGCCGACGACGTGCCGCACGAGGCACTGCACGAACTCCTCGACGGCAAGGTGACCGTCACCGTCGGGCACTCCGGCGTGGGCAAGTCGACCCTCGTGAACGCACTGACCGGCTCCACGCGGGCGATCGGTGTCGTGAACTCCGTGACCGGGCGCGGTCGGCACACGTCGTCGTCGTCCGTCGCGCTCCGCGTCCGCGACGGCGGCTGGATCATCGACACGCCGGGGGTGCGGTCGTTCGGGCTCGGGCACGTCCAGCCGGAGAACGTGTTCCGGGCGTTCGCGTCGCACGCGGTGCCGGTGCAGGACGCCCCGGACGGCATCCCGCTCCACCAGGCGCACGACTGGGAGATCGTCGACCGGGTGGCGGGCGGCGAGCTCGGACCGACGGGCATCGAGCGGCTCGACTCGTTCCGCGCGCTCCTGACGGGCATGGGCGCCGAGGACCCCGGCACGGCGTAG
- a CDS encoding inositol monophosphatase family protein, which yields MDLSADLDFARSLADTADAISLDRFRAADLRVTEKADHTAVTDADQAVERALRERLAVERPDDAFLGEETTADTGADALSEGHRQWVVDPIDGTANYLRGVPVWATLIALAVDGRPVLGVVSAPALGKRWWAAEGLGAHSFDGPLHVSGVAALADASLSYNSLQQWDDDDRLDALVTLSRRVWRTRAYGDMWSYMMVAEGVLDVAGEPDLKPWDIAALVPIVEEAGGRLTSLDGDPGPWHGSALASNGLVHDAVVEVIRRA from the coding sequence GTGGACCTCAGCGCCGACCTGGACTTCGCCCGCTCCCTCGCCGACACCGCCGACGCGATCAGCCTCGACCGGTTCCGAGCCGCCGACCTGCGCGTCACGGAGAAGGCCGACCACACCGCGGTCACCGACGCCGACCAGGCCGTCGAGCGGGCGCTGCGCGAGCGGCTCGCCGTCGAACGCCCGGACGACGCGTTCCTCGGCGAGGAGACCACCGCGGACACCGGCGCCGACGCGCTGAGCGAGGGTCACCGGCAGTGGGTGGTCGACCCGATCGACGGCACCGCGAACTACCTGCGCGGGGTCCCCGTGTGGGCGACCCTCATCGCGCTGGCGGTTGACGGCCGTCCGGTCCTCGGCGTCGTCAGCGCCCCCGCCCTCGGCAAGCGCTGGTGGGCGGCCGAGGGCCTCGGGGCGCACTCGTTCGACGGGCCCCTGCACGTGTCCGGCGTCGCCGCCCTCGCAGACGCCAGCCTCAGCTACAACTCGCTGCAGCAGTGGGACGACGACGACCGGCTCGACGCGCTCGTGACGCTGTCCCGCCGCGTCTGGCGTACCCGCGCCTACGGCGACATGTGGTCGTACATGATGGTCGCCGAGGGCGTCCTCGACGTCGCCGGTGAGCCCGACCTCAAGCCGTGGGACATCGCCGCCCTCGTCCCGATCGTCGAGGAGGCGGGCGGGCGTCTCACCTCGCTCGACGGCGACCCGGGGCCGTGGCACGGCAGCGCGCTCGCCTCCAACGGTCTGGTCCACGACGCCGTCGTCGAGGTCATCCGCCGGGCCTGA
- a CDS encoding MFS transporter yields the protein MEQRTEDQQRWRAFGVCVAVAALTILDLSKVNVGLPSIEQSLDATSSSLQLIVAGYALAFGLALVPAGRLGDLKNRRLLFVIGLVAFTVSSLLCAVAPTIEVLMVTRILQGFAAGTQMPQVIGLVQQLFRGAERGRAFGLFGAVIGVATALGPTIGGGLIALGGEQDGWRLLFWMNVPLGAVALFFAWRLLPRGSQGAASDRELDIVGILLLGVAIVSLMLPFVTTSGGGGSAVRWLWLVVFAVFLVAFILWEQGYKRRGKSPVVHFELFRLSSYRNGLVIVAVYFAALPASFLMVTLYLQEGLGLAPVFAGMVSIPFAITSAVGSYIGGRVVNRIGRALVVAGLAAVVVGFVLLMLAAVLTPPEVTPWAMAGAFLVGGLGGGFVVSPNQTLTLAEIPVEQSGVAGSMQQLGQRVGTAIGTAVATSIFYGIVRSESSGSGSGDRLDAYHDAFRSGTTFTVSLIALALVLAVLDLLVRRRAAKRDEGAGGGHGSTAGDGSGRHTADRTTEGDHVAEARRAD from the coding sequence GTGGAACAGCGGACTGAGGACCAGCAGCGGTGGCGGGCGTTCGGGGTGTGCGTCGCGGTGGCGGCTCTGACGATCCTGGACCTGTCGAAGGTGAACGTCGGACTCCCGTCGATCGAGCAGTCCCTCGACGCCACGAGCTCGTCGTTGCAGCTCATCGTCGCCGGCTACGCGCTCGCGTTCGGCCTCGCGCTCGTCCCGGCGGGGCGGCTCGGCGACCTCAAGAACCGGCGGCTCCTCTTCGTCATCGGACTCGTGGCGTTCACCGTCTCGAGCCTGCTCTGTGCCGTCGCCCCGACCATCGAGGTGCTCATGGTCACCCGGATCCTGCAGGGGTTCGCCGCCGGGACCCAGATGCCGCAGGTGATCGGTCTCGTCCAGCAGCTGTTCCGCGGTGCCGAACGCGGACGGGCGTTCGGGCTCTTCGGCGCCGTGATCGGCGTCGCGACGGCCCTCGGCCCGACCATCGGCGGCGGGCTCATCGCGCTCGGCGGCGAGCAGGACGGCTGGCGACTGCTGTTCTGGATGAACGTGCCGCTCGGGGCAGTGGCGCTGTTCTTCGCCTGGCGGCTCCTGCCCCGCGGGTCGCAGGGCGCGGCGTCGGACCGCGAACTCGACATCGTCGGGATCCTGCTGCTGGGCGTCGCGATCGTCTCGCTCATGCTGCCGTTCGTGACGACCTCGGGAGGCGGCGGATCGGCCGTGCGATGGCTCTGGCTCGTGGTCTTCGCGGTGTTCCTCGTGGCGTTCATCCTGTGGGAGCAGGGGTACAAGCGGCGAGGGAAGTCGCCCGTCGTGCACTTCGAGCTCTTCCGGCTGTCGTCGTACCGGAACGGCCTGGTGATCGTCGCGGTGTACTTCGCCGCCCTGCCGGCGTCCTTCCTCATGGTGACGCTGTACCTGCAGGAGGGCCTCGGCCTCGCCCCGGTCTTCGCCGGCATGGTGAGCATCCCGTTCGCGATCACGAGCGCGGTCGGTTCCTACATCGGTGGTCGCGTGGTGAACCGGATCGGTCGGGCGCTCGTCGTCGCCGGCCTCGCGGCGGTCGTGGTCGGGTTCGTGCTCCTCATGCTCGCCGCGGTCCTCACCCCACCGGAGGTCACGCCATGGGCGATGGCCGGCGCGTTCCTCGTCGGCGGCCTCGGCGGCGGCTTCGTCGTCTCGCCGAACCAGACCCTGACCCTCGCCGAGATCCCGGTGGAGCAGTCCGGGGTCGCCGGGTCGATGCAGCAGCTCGGGCAGCGGGTCGGCACGGCCATCGGCACGGCGGTCGCGACGAGCATCTTCTACGGCATCGTGCGGAGCGAGTCGTCGGGGTCCGGGTCCGGCGACCGTCTGGACGCGTACCACGACGCCTTCCGGAGCGGCACCACGTTCACGGTGTCGCTCATCGCGTTGGCGCTCGTGCTCGCGGTGCTCGACCTGCTCGTGCGCCGGCGCGCAGCGAAGCGGGACGAGGGCGCCGGCGGCGGTCACGGGTCCACCGCGGGAGACGGGTCGGGGCGCCACACGGCGGACCGGACGACCGAGGGCGACCACGTCGCCGAGGCGCGCCGAGCGGACTGA
- a CDS encoding LuxR family transcriptional regulator: MELTGRRTEVDRITTLAALPRESALVVVGDPGSGRTSVLDAASSRVPVPVVRIGVNGTESRWPLSGVTTLFGALDDPRAAAHVTRILGSVRDAEPSRAVVVAHDLLATLRTLRLPPTLVLIDDLDRMDPASQTLIAFLAGRLAGTSLRIVATVSSLPSSGPLAALPSMRLEALPADEALLLARSMAADDANDGVLAVVAEQTAGNPGVLREQLGMLRREQLLGSEPLVLPLRPTPTIARIAASAVAGVGSRDLEVLSRLALVPVTRAVGPEWDRDVVEDLAALDLVTVRGPSIAVRSPLVRSWLHWGMPTRDRRAAHAELAASADRSDPHAAAWHRSFTADEPDAVALLHAARAYAAEGEPGAAVTLTERALHVGTHSESEHLALLAVAEVLLARRLLGYAARYLAAIGPFASRLDDVRRLRLHHSVQYLSGEVVEGDELLVPGDAADAAEATAVAGLVVMVASFRAEAWELDQARALLQRAEPYEHDLPAPTAQVLQAARTMVAAVAGSLPPDQDLHDGLATPALLALSEPALLMLAHALSLSDRHRSAQRVFALVLTRSTQTAPVWIEAARYLSAENEVRSGDFRLARRAIDVWESGSSVVERLREPSRAIAIAWRSFIEGRPQASLDVLDRCLAVRSTSGLWGATAKLHAFRGRVLLSEDRPAEAVTALETADAIGRTLRNPTILRHLGDLVETYVRLGRIDEARSTTARLAADHRAHPSRWGALVLARSLALVADEDTREAARHRALVLFEPTDSQYERGRTLAALAATSTGPDRARLGATAAAAFEAAGLRRPLVAPHDEAVMPPLGPGVPHGAGGDGVRAAQSGVAPVGTARIVAAPSPTTPGSAPDAVPVVPLLTAEEQAVVQKVTEGYRNREIASSLYMSQRTVELRLTQIYRKVGARSRSHLVALLG; encoded by the coding sequence ATGGAACTCACCGGTCGACGCACTGAGGTCGACCGGATCACGACCCTCGCAGCACTCCCCCGGGAGTCCGCGCTGGTCGTCGTCGGTGACCCCGGCTCCGGACGCACGAGCGTCCTCGACGCGGCCAGCAGCCGTGTCCCCGTCCCCGTCGTCCGCATCGGTGTCAACGGGACCGAGTCCCGTTGGCCGCTCAGCGGTGTGACGACACTCTTCGGCGCGCTCGACGATCCTCGGGCCGCCGCACACGTCACGAGGATCCTCGGCAGCGTGCGCGACGCGGAACCGTCCCGAGCGGTCGTCGTGGCGCACGACCTCCTCGCCACGCTGCGCACCCTGCGGCTCCCGCCGACGCTCGTCCTCATCGACGACCTCGACCGGATGGACCCGGCGAGTCAGACGCTCATCGCGTTCCTCGCCGGTCGGCTGGCCGGCACGTCGCTGCGCATCGTGGCGACGGTGTCGAGCCTGCCGTCCAGCGGTCCGCTCGCCGCCCTGCCCTCGATGCGCCTGGAGGCCCTCCCCGCCGACGAGGCCCTGCTGCTCGCCCGGAGCATGGCCGCCGACGACGCGAACGACGGCGTGCTGGCGGTCGTCGCCGAGCAGACCGCCGGCAACCCCGGCGTGCTCCGCGAACAGCTCGGCATGCTCCGGCGGGAACAGCTGCTCGGCTCCGAGCCGCTGGTGCTGCCGTTGCGCCCGACCCCCACCATCGCCCGGATCGCGGCCTCCGCCGTCGCCGGGGTCGGCAGCCGTGACCTCGAGGTCCTGTCCCGCCTGGCACTGGTGCCCGTCACCCGTGCGGTCGGACCGGAGTGGGACCGGGACGTCGTCGAGGACCTCGCGGCCCTCGACCTCGTCACGGTCCGCGGGCCGTCGATCGCGGTCCGCTCACCACTCGTGCGCTCGTGGCTGCACTGGGGGATGCCGACGCGTGACCGACGCGCGGCCCATGCCGAGCTCGCCGCGTCGGCCGACCGGTCGGACCCGCATGCCGCTGCGTGGCACCGGAGCTTCACCGCGGACGAACCGGACGCGGTCGCGTTGCTGCACGCAGCACGGGCCTACGCCGCCGAGGGCGAACCAGGTGCCGCGGTCACGCTCACCGAACGGGCCCTGCACGTCGGGACGCATTCCGAGTCGGAACACCTGGCACTCCTGGCCGTCGCTGAGGTGCTGCTCGCACGCCGGCTCCTCGGCTACGCGGCCCGGTACCTCGCCGCGATCGGGCCGTTCGCGTCCCGCCTCGACGACGTGCGCCGCCTCCGGCTGCACCACTCGGTGCAGTACCTGAGCGGCGAAGTCGTCGAGGGGGACGAACTCCTCGTCCCCGGAGACGCCGCGGACGCTGCCGAGGCGACGGCCGTCGCGGGTCTCGTGGTCATGGTCGCCAGCTTCCGGGCGGAGGCATGGGAGCTGGACCAGGCCCGGGCCCTCCTCCAGCGCGCCGAACCGTACGAGCACGACCTCCCCGCGCCGACCGCGCAGGTCCTGCAGGCGGCCCGGACCATGGTGGCCGCGGTCGCCGGTTCCCTCCCACCGGACCAGGACCTGCACGACGGCCTCGCCACGCCGGCCCTCCTCGCACTGTCCGAGCCGGCGCTGCTCATGCTCGCGCACGCACTCAGCCTGTCCGACCGACACCGCAGCGCCCAGCGCGTGTTCGCGCTGGTCCTCACCCGGTCCACGCAGACGGCGCCGGTGTGGATCGAGGCCGCGCGGTACCTCAGCGCGGAGAACGAGGTGCGATCGGGGGACTTCCGCCTCGCCCGCCGGGCGATCGACGTCTGGGAGTCCGGGTCGAGCGTGGTCGAGCGTCTCCGGGAGCCCTCGCGGGCGATCGCGATCGCGTGGCGGTCCTTCATCGAAGGGCGTCCGCAGGCGTCCCTCGACGTCCTCGACCGGTGTCTCGCGGTTCGGTCCACGAGTGGGCTGTGGGGTGCGACGGCGAAGCTGCACGCGTTCCGTGGTCGGGTCCTGCTGTCCGAGGACCGACCGGCCGAGGCGGTCACCGCGCTCGAGACGGCGGACGCGATCGGCCGCACCCTGCGGAACCCGACGATCCTCCGCCACCTCGGGGACCTCGTCGAGACGTACGTCCGTCTCGGCCGGATCGACGAAGCACGGTCCACCACCGCTCGGCTCGCTGCCGACCACCGGGCGCACCCGTCCCGCTGGGGTGCCCTCGTGCTGGCGCGGAGCCTCGCGCTCGTCGCCGACGAGGACACCAGGGAGGCCGCACGACACCGGGCGCTCGTGCTGTTCGAACCGACCGACTCGCAGTACGAGCGCGGGAGGACGCTGGCCGCTCTCGCCGCGACGAGCACCGGTCCGGACCGGGCACGGCTCGGCGCGACGGCTGCGGCGGCCTTCGAGGCCGCGGGACTCCGGCGTCCGCTCGTCGCGCCGCACGACGAGGCGGTGATGCCACCGCTCGGCCCCGGTGTCCCGCACGGCGCGGGCGGCGACGGGGTCCGCGCCGCTCAGTCCGGCGTGGCACCGGTCGGCACGGCGCGGATCGTCGCCGCACCGTCGCCGACGACACCGGGGAGCGCTCCGGACGCCGTCCCGGTCGTCCCCCTGCTCACCGCCGAGGAGCAGGCCGTGGTGCAGAAGGTGACCGAGGGGTACCGCAACCGCGAGATCGCCTCGTCGCTCTACATGTCGCAGCGGACGGTCGAGCTGCGGCTCACGCAGATCTACCGGAAGGTGGGCGCTCGGTCGCGCTCGCACCTGGTGGCGCTGCTCGGGTAG
- a CDS encoding M50 family metallopeptidase, with translation MTTLPASAVFGALLIGAVLPLVPFLGRIARLAATIAHEVGHCVVVVPFGGRIRRIDLHPDGSGEAWVSLGRVPGAVRWLVRVLNLFAGYSAPLWAGVLLVTGAVVGSPWLPVVVLGVVGLVALAFVRNWFGLLVVVGFDALALWVALRPSELTLLVVAALGAAFLVDGLRSLLQVLRWLLTGARVQTDFHIAAAEMRLPAVVWFVLFLAVNGLAVWAAREPLLAVRDTVVVGIGALVGA, from the coding sequence TTGACCACGCTGCCCGCCTCCGCCGTGTTCGGTGCCCTCCTCATCGGCGCCGTGCTGCCCCTCGTGCCGTTCCTCGGACGCATCGCCCGCCTCGCCGCGACGATCGCGCACGAGGTCGGCCACTGCGTCGTCGTCGTGCCCTTCGGCGGCCGCATCCGGCGCATCGACCTGCACCCGGACGGGTCGGGCGAGGCGTGGGTGTCCCTCGGCCGGGTCCCCGGGGCCGTCCGGTGGCTCGTCCGGGTGCTGAACCTCTTCGCCGGGTACAGCGCGCCGCTCTGGGCCGGCGTGCTCCTCGTCACCGGTGCGGTCGTCGGCTCACCCTGGCTGCCGGTCGTCGTGCTCGGCGTGGTCGGTCTGGTCGCCCTGGCCTTCGTCCGGAACTGGTTCGGCCTGCTCGTCGTCGTCGGGTTCGACGCCCTCGCGCTGTGGGTTGCCCTCCGGCCCTCCGAGCTCACCCTGCTCGTCGTCGCGGCCCTCGGCGCCGCGTTCCTGGTCGACGGGCTCCGCTCCCTGCTCCAGGTACTCCGCTGGCTGCTGACGGGGGCACGGGTGCAGACGGACTTCCACATCGCCGCGGCCGAGATGCGGCTGCCCGCCGTCGTCTGGTTCGTGCTGTTCCTCGCGGTCAACGGGCTCGCGGTGTGGGCTGCCCGTGAACCGCTGCTGGCCGTCCGGGACACCGTGGTGGTCGGCATCGGGGCACTCGTCGGCGCTTAG
- a CDS encoding PLP-dependent transferase, with protein sequence MAHERHGFATEQVHGGFLPDAGHGARVPAIHMSSGFLFDDAAQARDRFAGADDGYTYTRLGNPTNGDVERRIALLEHGVEAILVGSGQAAATVAFLGLLAAGDHVVSAASIYEGTRGLLLQNLGRLGIEVDFVADARDLDAWAAAVRPETKLFFAETIPNPKNDVLDISGVAEVAHRAGVPLVVDNTLATPYLVQPVDHGADVVIHSASKFLSGHGAGLGGVVVDGGRFDWSATPERWPHLTRPDRLLGGASHVERSGHRAFIAYAREVVAARIGPAPSPFNAFLLRQGIETLSLRVERHVANALAVATWLEAQPEVTSVDHAGLASSPHHDLAQRYLPRGAGSVFAFTLAGGEPAAHALIDAVTLFSRMTHLGDVRSLVLHPASTTHAGRTPAERAAQGIGDGLVRLSVGIEDVADLIGDLERGFAAVRRAAVVGREARPASAATVAGAR encoded by the coding sequence ATGGCCCACGAACGACACGGGTTCGCGACCGAACAGGTGCACGGCGGGTTCCTGCCCGACGCCGGACACGGCGCACGCGTCCCCGCGATCCACATGTCGTCGGGGTTCCTCTTCGACGACGCCGCGCAGGCCCGAGACCGCTTCGCGGGAGCCGACGACGGCTACACGTACACCCGGCTCGGCAACCCGACGAACGGTGACGTCGAGCGTCGCATCGCCCTGCTGGAGCACGGTGTCGAGGCGATCCTGGTCGGCAGCGGCCAGGCGGCGGCGACGGTCGCGTTCCTCGGGCTGCTCGCCGCGGGTGACCACGTGGTCAGCGCCGCGAGCATCTACGAGGGGACGCGGGGGTTGCTCCTGCAGAACCTCGGGCGGCTCGGCATCGAGGTCGACTTCGTCGCCGATGCGCGTGACCTCGACGCGTGGGCCGCCGCGGTCCGTCCCGAGACGAAGCTGTTCTTCGCCGAGACGATCCCGAACCCGAAGAACGACGTCCTCGACATCTCCGGCGTCGCCGAGGTCGCCCACCGCGCCGGGGTTCCGCTCGTCGTGGACAACACCCTGGCCACCCCGTACCTCGTGCAGCCGGTCGACCACGGCGCCGACGTCGTCATCCACTCCGCGTCGAAGTTCCTGTCGGGCCACGGCGCCGGTCTCGGCGGGGTCGTCGTCGACGGCGGCCGGTTCGACTGGAGCGCCACACCCGAGCGTTGGCCGCACCTCACCCGGCCGGACCGGTTGCTCGGCGGCGCGAGCCACGTCGAGCGCTCCGGCCACCGCGCGTTCATCGCGTACGCGCGGGAAGTCGTCGCGGCCCGCATCGGCCCGGCCCCGTCGCCCTTCAACGCGTTCCTCCTCCGACAGGGCATCGAGACACTGTCGCTCCGGGTCGAGCGCCACGTCGCGAACGCGCTCGCCGTGGCCACGTGGTTGGAGGCGCAGCCGGAGGTGACGAGCGTCGACCACGCGGGGCTCGCCTCCAGTCCGCACCACGACCTCGCCCAGCGGTACCTGCCCCGCGGTGCCGGGTCCGTGTTCGCCTTCACGCTCGCCGGCGGCGAGCCGGCCGCGCACGCCCTCATCGACGCCGTGACGCTGTTCAGCCGGATGACCCACCTCGGCGACGTCCGGTCGCTCGTGCTGCACCCCGCGTCGACCACGCACGCCGGCAGGACTCCCGCGGAACGCGCCGCGCAGGGCATCGGCGACGGGCTCGTCCGCCTGTCGGTCGGCATCGAGGACGTCGCGGACCTCATCGGCGACCTGGAACGCGGCTTCGCCGCCGTGCGCCGAGCCGCCGTCGTCGGCCGGGAGGCCCGCCCCGCCTCCGCCGCGACCGTCGCCGGAGCGCGCTGA
- a CDS encoding LLM class flavin-dependent oxidoreductase produces MAGLQHIGYFFSRGFGPQAWGRADWHWGYDWTRPDLYQQSVRALEDAGFDLVIAEDAVSLGDPSTLDLRIRQAYGGPKHDPLLLAPWLFAATRRIGVAPTVNAGVTPPYLAARQLATLAHLSSGRLGVNVVTDVGSARHAGLDPLPHDAAYDRAEEWIGLLRRLWRSWGPGYVGSESDWHFADGAALDAFTHEGGYFRTAGPLNALPLDDDPVVVSPGGSGRGLGFAGAHSDVQLALAPLSAAAVSAYRRKVHDAAALVGRSPTDLRVLFVLKPVLVSSAAEADRIVEASRHPSDDDLRAVALAFSSDSETDLLALDLDAPIPDGTFADHVSAGTVRGLVGDTPDAPLRELLTRKARLGRVADRSGFVGTADEFADFIEELATDADNDGVILSGDLHPAQVYRMLGDLVPVLRQRGLLRREYGDGGIRANLFDF; encoded by the coding sequence ATGGCCGGCCTGCAGCACATCGGCTACTTCTTCTCGCGCGGGTTCGGTCCGCAGGCGTGGGGCCGGGCGGACTGGCACTGGGGGTACGACTGGACGAGGCCCGACCTGTACCAGCAGTCGGTGCGGGCGCTCGAGGACGCAGGGTTCGACCTCGTCATCGCCGAGGACGCCGTCTCGCTCGGGGACCCGTCGACGCTCGACCTCCGGATCCGGCAGGCGTACGGGGGTCCGAAGCACGACCCGCTCCTGCTCGCCCCGTGGCTGTTCGCCGCCACCCGGCGCATCGGCGTGGCACCGACGGTGAACGCCGGGGTCACGCCGCCGTACCTCGCCGCTCGGCAGCTCGCCACGCTCGCGCACCTGTCGTCCGGCCGACTCGGCGTCAACGTCGTCACGGACGTGGGCAGCGCCCGGCACGCCGGCCTCGACCCGTTGCCGCACGACGCCGCCTACGACCGCGCCGAGGAGTGGATCGGGCTGCTCCGACGCCTCTGGCGCTCGTGGGGTCCCGGGTACGTCGGGTCCGAGTCGGACTGGCACTTCGCCGACGGGGCCGCACTCGACGCGTTCACCCACGAGGGCGGGTACTTCCGCACCGCCGGGCCGCTCAACGCCCTCCCCCTCGACGACGACCCCGTCGTGGTCTCCCCCGGCGGCTCGGGCCGCGGCCTCGGCTTCGCGGGGGCGCACTCCGACGTGCAGCTCGCCCTCGCGCCCCTGTCCGCGGCAGCCGTCTCGGCCTACCGGCGGAAGGTCCACGACGCCGCAGCGCTCGTCGGCCGCAGCCCGACCGACCTGCGCGTCCTGTTCGTCCTCAAGCCCGTCCTGGTCTCCTCGGCCGCCGAGGCCGACCGCATCGTCGAGGCATCACGGCACCCGTCGGACGACGACCTGCGCGCCGTGGCCCTGGCGTTCTCGAGCGACTCCGAGACCGACCTGCTCGCGCTCGACCTCGACGCCCCGATCCCGGACGGCACCTTCGCCGACCACGTCTCGGCCGGCACCGTCCGTGGTCTCGTCGGCGACACACCGGACGCTCCGCTGCGCGAGCTGCTCACCCGCAAGGCCCGACTCGGCCGCGTCGCCGACCGGTCGGGGTTCGTCGGGACGGCGGACGAGTTCGCGGACTTCATCGAGGAGCTGGCCACCGACGCGGACAACGACGGCGTGATCCTGTCCGGCGACCTGCACCCTGCGCAGGTCTACCGGATGCTCGGCGACCTGGTGCCGGTGCTCCGGCAGCGCGGGCTCCTGCGTCGCGAGTACGGCGACGGGGGCATCCGCGCCAACCTGTTCGACTTCTGA
- the smpB gene encoding SsrA-binding protein SmpB: MAKERGEKVVATNRRARHDYLIEDTYEAGMVLSGTEVKSLREGRASLVDGYAFVDAGEAWLDAVHIPEYTEGTWNNHAPRRKRKLLLHKQEIVKISHKTSQGGYTLVPMKIYFSDGRAKVEIAVAKGKREFDKRQALREKTDKREAERAMRSRNRLGE; the protein is encoded by the coding sequence ATGGCGAAGGAACGCGGGGAGAAGGTCGTCGCGACGAACCGTCGTGCGCGCCACGACTACCTCATCGAGGACACGTACGAGGCCGGCATGGTCCTCAGCGGCACCGAGGTGAAGTCCCTGCGCGAAGGACGGGCGTCGCTCGTCGACGGGTACGCCTTCGTGGACGCGGGAGAGGCCTGGCTCGACGCTGTGCACATCCCCGAGTACACCGAGGGGACGTGGAACAACCACGCGCCGCGACGCAAGCGGAAGTTGCTCCTCCACAAGCAGGAGATCGTGAAGATCTCGCACAAGACGTCGCAGGGTGGCTACACCCTCGTCCCGATGAAGATCTACTTCTCGGACGGTCGAGCCAAGGTCGAGATCGCGGTCGCGAAGGGCAAGCGCGAGTTCGACAAGCGCCAGGCGCTGCGCGAGAAGACCGACAAGCGTGAGGCCGAGCGGGCCATGCGCTCACGGAACCGTCTCGGCGAGTGA